From Woronichinia naegeliana WA131, the proteins below share one genomic window:
- a CDS encoding tetratricopeptide repeat protein, protein MTIMDNKSQTAFQNVTLGNNAQIEINQTINSPQTSTKIPSDVRLGSPNFVGRKPDLKNLHEALQSEGKVSVCAVRGMGGVGKTELAVQYALSEEFQQSYLACYWFSLNQGDLATQILLKASPYLAMPEALQKSGSLEAQVKWCWQNWHPSTGNILVIIDDVKNLADIPPALMPIAARFKVMVTTRQRNLSPSFRELPLGILSEAESLELFTKIVDAQGSSRIKNERETTKAICKYLGYLPLALELVANYLKDDEMLSLEDYLQQLHLEDESLADEMVRGITAEKGVIAAFNLSWQRLTGLATQLAMLLGRFAAAAIPWQDLVEPTLNSLGYEKKAVKEARKQLANLSLIEIEDGKNIVIHALLREYFRYQSQQEGDDFIHTLQQAIASSGIAIAETIPYTLVLADIERVGLAIPHLELLSQEMLDDIPDPDNDLFWAFVGLARFYQGQAQYNLAERYLDNCLKAVQSRLGENHPDVASSLNNLAELYRSQGRYESAEPLYLQALELWQRLLGENHPDVATSLNNLAGLYKSQGRYEEAEPLYLQALELRQRLLGENHPDVATSLNNLAELYRSQGRYESAEPLYLQALELWQRLLGENHPYVASSLNNLAELYRSQGRYESAEPLYLKALELTQRLLGENHPDVATSLNNLALLYKSQGRYEDAEPLYLQALELRRRLLGENHPYVASSLNNLAALYYSQGRYEDAEPLFLQALELRKRLLGENHPDVATSLNNLAELYRSQGRYEDAEPLYLQALELRKQLLGENHPYVATSLNNLAELYRSQGRYEDAEPLYLQALELCKQLLGENHPYVASSLNNLAALYYSQGRYEDAEPLYSQALELYRRLLGENHSLVALSLNNLAGLYRSQGRYEDAEPLYLQALELCKQLLGENHPYIATSLNNLAALYYSQGRYEEAEPLYLQALELRKRLLGDNHPDVATSLNNLAIFYETQGKYNEAENLAQQALTICQAVLGTQHPHTLKSLFGVKLLQVMNLLQCDKQTLISILQAIAQQAELPQLNNESALMLLDLITTDSELLQNIRLSLHSDKMPTKRQKPKPSLLTWLQRIVIILLTPFAWLFRLIRWLMRRFIR, encoded by the coding sequence ATGACAATTATGGATAACAAAAGTCAGACAGCATTTCAAAATGTGACGCTTGGTAACAATGCTCAAATTGAGATTAACCAAACGATTAATTCACCGCAAACAAGTACAAAGATTCCCAGTGATGTACGGCTAGGCTCTCCTAATTTTGTCGGAAGAAAGCCAGACTTAAAAAACTTGCATGAGGCATTACAAAGCGAGGGTAAGGTTTCGGTTTGCGCGGTGCGGGGTATGGGGGGTGTGGGTAAAACTGAGTTGGCGGTTCAGTATGCGTTATCAGAAGAGTTTCAACAATCATATCTAGCTTGTTATTGGTTTTCTCTCAATCAAGGAGATTTAGCGACTCAAATTTTGTTGAAAGCCTCGCCTTATTTAGCAATGCCAGAAGCGTTACAGAAATCGGGAAGCCTTGAGGCACAAGTAAAATGGTGTTGGCAAAATTGGCATCCGTCAACAGGGAATATTCTAGTGATTATTGACGATGTTAAAAATTTAGCAGATATTCCTCCAGCGTTAATGCCCATTGCTGCTCGTTTTAAGGTGATGGTGACGACGCGACAAAGGAATCTGAGTCCGAGTTTTCGTGAATTACCATTGGGTATATTATCAGAAGCAGAGTCTCTGGAATTGTTCACAAAAATTGTGGATGCTCAAGGAAGTTCACGCATTAAGAATGAAAGAGAAACAACGAAAGCAATTTGTAAATATCTGGGTTATTTACCGTTAGCGTTAGAGTTGGTTGCTAATTATCTCAAAGATGATGAAATGTTGTCTCTGGAAGACTATTTACAGCAGTTACATCTTGAGGATGAATCGCTTGCCGATGAAATGGTGAGGGGAATCACAGCAGAGAAAGGTGTGATCGCGGCCTTTAATTTGAGTTGGCAACGTTTAACCGGTTTAGCGACTCAGTTGGCGATGCTGTTGGGTCGTTTTGCGGCGGCGGCTATTCCTTGGCAGGATTTGGTGGAGCCGACACTGAACAGTTTGGGCTATGAGAAGAAAGCAGTCAAGGAAGCCCGCAAGCAGTTAGCGAATTTGTCTCTGATTGAGATTGAGGATGGCAAAAATATTGTTATTCATGCTTTACTGCGAGAGTATTTCCGTTATCAGAGTCAACAGGAAGGGGATGATTTTATTCATACTTTGCAACAGGCCATTGCCAGCAGTGGGATTGCCATAGCGGAGACGATTCCCTATACTCTTGTTCTGGCAGATATTGAAAGAGTGGGTCTGGCGATTCCTCATCTGGAGTTACTCAGTCAAGAGATGCTGGATGATATTCCTGATCCTGATAATGATTTGTTTTGGGCATTTGTTGGTTTGGCAAGGTTTTATCAAGGACAAGCACAGTATAACTTAGCAGAAAGATATTTAGATAATTGTCTCAAAGCAGTACAATCTCGTTTAGGGGAGAATCATCCCGATGTTGCTTCTTCCCTCAACAATTTAGCAGAATTATACCGTTCCCAAGGAAGGTACGAATCAGCAGAACCCCTCTATTTACAAGCCTTAGAATTGTGGCAACGACTCTTAGGGGAGAATCATCCCGATGTTGCAACTTCCCTCAACAATTTAGCAGGATTGTACAAATCCCAAGGAAGGTACGAAGAAGCAGAACCCCTCTATTTACAAGCCTTAGAATTGAGGCAACGACTCTTAGGGGAGAATCATCCCGATGTTGCAACTTCCCTCAACAATTTAGCAGAATTATACCGTTCCCAAGGAAGGTACGAATCAGCAGAACCCCTCTATTTACAAGCCTTAGAATTGTGGCAACGACTCTTAGGGGAGAATCATCCCTATGTTGCATCTTCCCTCAACAATTTAGCAGAATTATACCGTTCCCAAGGAAGGTACGAATCAGCAGAACCCCTCTATTTAAAAGCTTTAGAATTGACGCAACGACTCTTAGGGGAGAATCATCCCGATGTTGCTACTTCCCTCAACAATTTAGCATTATTGTACAAATCCCAAGGAAGGTACGAAGATGCTGAACCCCTCTATTTACAAGCTTTAGAATTGAGACGACGACTGTTAGGGGAGAATCATCCCTATGTTGCGAGTTCTCTCAACAATTTAGCAGCATTATACTATTCCCAAGGAAGGTACGAAGATGCTGAACCCCTCTTTTTACAAGCCTTAGAATTGAGGAAACGACTATTAGGGGAGAATCATCCCGATGTTGCTACTTCCCTCAACAATTTAGCAGAATTATACCGTTCCCAAGGAAGGTACGAAGATGCTGAACCCCTCTATTTACAAGCTTTAGAATTGAGGAAACAACTATTAGGGGAGAATCATCCCTATGTTGCTACTTCCCTCAACAATTTAGCAGAATTATACCGTTCCCAAGGAAGGTACGAAGATGCTGAACCTCTCTATTTACAAGCTTTAGAATTGTGTAAACAACTATTAGGGGAAAATCATCCCTATGTTGCGAGTTCTCTCAACAATTTAGCAGCATTATACTATTCCCAAGGAAGGTACGAAGATGCTGAACCTCTCTATTCACAAGCTTTAGAATTGTATAGACGACTATTAGGGGAGAATCATTCCCTTGTAGCACTTTCCCTCAACAATTTAGCAGGATTATACCGTTCCCAAGGAAGGTACGAAGATGCTGAACCTCTCTATTTACAAGCTTTAGAATTGTGTAAACAATTATTAGGGGAAAATCATCCCTATATTGCTACTTCCCTCAACAATTTAGCAGCATTATACTATTCCCAAGGAAGATATGAAGAAGCTGAACCCCTCTATTTACAAGCTTTAGAATTGAGGAAACGACTATTAGGTGATAATCATCCCGATGTTGCTACTTCCCTCAACAATTTAGCCATATTTTATGAAACTCAAGGAAAATATAATGAGGCAGAAAACCTCGCCCAACAAGCCTTAACTATTTGTCAAGCTGTATTAGGTACACAGCATCCACATACCCTTAAGTCATTGTTTGGAGTAAAATTGTTGCAGGTTATGAATTTGCTGCAATGCGACAAACAAACCCTAATTAGTATTCTACAGGCAATCGCACAGCAAGCAGAGTTACCCCAACTTAATAATGAATCAGCCTTAATGTTGCTAGATTTAATTACTACCGATTCAGAGTTATTGCAGAATATACGGTTATCCTTGCATTCTGATAAGATGCCAACGAAGCGACAAAAACCCAAACCTAGCTTATTAACTTGGTTACAGAGGATAGTAATTATCTTATTGACACCGTTTGCTTGGCTATTTAGGCTGATTCGGTGGTTAATGCGTCGTTTTATTAGGTAA
- a CDS encoding DUF433 domain-containing protein, translated as MPTNLLNNAVTIDNEIQHGKPILTGTRIPIAIIIGSLAGGMSYEEVMEEYGVTQEQILASLAYFSELLNNEIIYPMEKAS; from the coding sequence ATGCCAACCAACCTATTAAATAATGCTGTTACCATAGATAACGAAATCCAACATGGTAAACCTATTTTAACAGGAACCCGAATCCCGATCGCCATTATTATTGGTTCCCTGGCAGGTGGAATGAGCTATGAAGAAGTCATGGAAGAATATGGAGTTACCCAAGAACAAATTCTTGCTTCTTTAGCATATTTTTCTGAACTTTTAAATAATGAAATCATTTATCCAATGGAGAAAGCCAGTTGA
- a CDS encoding DUF5615 family PIN-like protein: MKIRFLIDEDCPLSLSNLLNSKGYDAIHVKTSGLSGTKDPELFRFAQREQRIIISRDLGWANIKNYPPNTHCGLIILRLPFEAIAVEIRQVLENFINTVDIEEIIYSTVIVDKNKFRIRKLG; this comes from the coding sequence TTGAAAATTCGTTTTCTAATTGATGAAGACTGTCCCCTAAGTTTAAGCAATCTGCTAAATTCTAAAGGTTATGACGCTATTCATGTAAAAACCTCTGGGCTAAGTGGCACAAAAGACCCTGAGCTATTTCGATTTGCTCAACGAGAACAGCGAATTATTATTAGTCGTGATCTAGGATGGGCTAATATCAAAAACTATCCTCCCAATACCCATTGTGGTCTTATTATTTTACGATTACCCTTTGAAGCGATCGCGGTAGAAATTAGACAGGTTTTAGAAAATTTTATCAACACCGTAGATATAGAAGAAATTATTTACTCAACGGTGATTGTGGATAAAAATAAGTTTAGGATTAGAAAATTGGGTTGA
- a CDS encoding transposase yields METQVAGQWVGIDVSKAKLDIALRPVNKVLQVTNQESGWLELSEQLKKYKIELIIIESTGGMERGVAQKLQKEEFKVAVINPKRARDFAEVLAHFGEALQPSPKPLASESQVALSDLVNRRSQLVEMLNSEQKRSHYCSFYGDRSF; encoded by the coding sequence ATGGAAACTCAAGTAGCAGGCCAATGGGTTGGTATAGATGTCAGCAAAGCCAAGTTGGACATAGCTTTACGTCCAGTGAATAAGGTTTTGCAAGTAACCAATCAAGAGTCAGGCTGGCTGGAATTAAGCGAACAACTCAAAAAATACAAAATTGAGTTAATCATCATCGAATCAACAGGAGGAATGGAAAGAGGAGTGGCTCAAAAGCTGCAAAAGGAGGAATTCAAGGTAGCAGTGATTAATCCCAAAAGAGCCAGGGATTTTGCCGAGGTATTAGCCCATTTTGGAGAAGCCTTGCAACCAAGCCCAAAACCGTTAGCATCAGAATCTCAAGTAGCTTTATCCGATTTGGTCAATCGTCGTAGTCAGTTAGTGGAAATGCTAAACAGTGAACAAAAACGATCGCACTATTGCTCTTTTTACGGCGATCGCTCTTTTTAA